The following DNA comes from Streptomyces sp. Ag109_O5-10.
GGGGACGGCGCGGGCTTGTTCGGTGGTGACAGGTCGGGTGTGGTCGCGGTTGGCGTGGCAGTGGACGCGGTGCACGAAGCGGGCGGCGCCGACGTCGTCGGTGAAGTAGACCCATTCCTCGATCTTCCATGCCGGGGCGACGCCGACGCGCTCGGTGGGCACTTGGTCGTACGCCTCGCCCTCGATCGCGGTGCGCGGAAGTCGAGGGGTGCGGGCTCGTCTCGCA
Coding sequences within:
- a CDS encoding DUF6233 domain-containing protein, with translation MPTERVGVAPAWKIEEWVYFTDDVGAARFVHRVHCHANRDHTRPVTTEQARAVPERAEAAACQVCGRTGRCAARHSLARGCFWGCFSGCPWGCL